In Paludibaculum fermentans, the genomic stretch CGAAGTGGTGATCTACACCACCCTGCACGGCCCCATCTTCCACTCCGAAGGCGATGTCCATATGGCCCTGCGCTGGGCCGCCGCTGCCAACAACCCGTTCGAGTTCCCGATGATCGACCTCAATCGCGCCCGGAACTGGACCGAGTTCCGCTCCGCCCTCAGCCGGCTCACCGGACCCAATATCAACGTGCTGTATGCCGATGTGGACGGGAATATCGGCTGGCAGGTCGCCGGCCGCCTGCCGCTGCGGAAGGGCTTCCGAGGCGACGTACCCCTAGACGGTGCCGGCGGAGCCCAGGAATGGGACGGCTTCGTTCCGTTTGACGAGCTTCCGTCTTACTACAACCCGAAATCCGGCATTCTGGTGAGCGCCAATCAGAACGGCTTCCCCCCGGACACCCCCTACCAGGTGAGCGGCTTCTTCGCCTCCACCCATCGGGCCCGCCAGATCGAAGCCCGCCTCCTGTCCAGGCCCAAATGGAAGCCCGAGGAGATGCTGCGCATCCAGTCCGACGTCTATGCCAGCAGCCTCAAGTTTCTGGCCACCCAGGCGGTGCAGGCGGTGGACAAGCGCGGCGACCAGAACCCCATGGCCCGTGAGGGCGCGCAACTGCTGCGCGACTGGGATGGACAGATGAACCGCGAGAAAGCCGCGCCTGTGCTCGCTTCCCTGCTCTACCAGCACCTGCGGCGCTCCATGGCCGATCGCGCCGCCCCGAAAGAGGGCGCCGACTACAAGCCTTACATCGCCCACAGCGTAGTGGAAAAACTGCTGCGGCAACGGCCCGCCGGCTGGTTCAACGACTACGACCTATGGCTCGCCACCTCGCTCGCCGACGCTGTCGAGGAAGGCAAACGGATGCAGGGCCGCAACACCGCGAAATGGCGCTATGGCGCGTTGAATCTGCTGACGCTGAAGCATCCCATCGCCTCGCTCGTACCAGGCATGGATTCCTTCTTCAACATCGGCCCATTGCCCCTGAACGGCTTCGGAACGACCATCAACGCCACCAGCGAACGCATTGGCCCGTCCCTGCGTTTTGTCGCGGATACCAGCAACTGGGACGCCAGCCAGATGAACCTGACCGTGGGCGAGAGCGCGCATATCTTCAGCGGCCACTACAAGGATCAGTGGGAGCACTACTATACCGGGCGCAGCTTTCCTCTTGAGTTCGGCAACGTCAAGGCAACGGGTACCCTGACGCTTCGGCCGTAGCCGCCGTGCCGTCACCGCGCCAGCGGTTGAACGCGGCACAGAACGCGAAGCCGGCCGCCAGCAGCGTCGCCCAAAGGAACGGCTGGCGGTAGCGGCTGTCGGCCTGGATGAAGTAGTACAACAACGGATAGACCATAAAGACCGTGACGAAAACCGGATGTCGCCGCAACAGGTACATGCCGGGCAGCGAAAGAATCGTCATGATCGAAAGCAGGGCGCCCCGCCAGGGCCGCTTGATGATACGGGGAAACCAGTACAGCCAGGCACGAGCCGCACTAAGCTGGAGGAACCGTTGCGGATGCGATGTGATCCATGCCCGAGCGCGGCGGCCCCGGTCGGCCATATACGCCGCCTCGCCCATCTGCTGGACGTCCTGCGCTTCGCTGAGGCTGAAATCCGGGTGATAGCGCAGCAGCGATGAGTTCTGGAACGTGTATGCCTGACTCTCGTCATTGTTGGAAACGTACAACTCCAACGGAAGGTTGTCCCGCAGGAAGAAGATCTTCCCAAAGGTTGTGTAGTTGCGGATGGTCCACGGAACACACGCCGCCACTAGCGTGAAGGAATAGATCGCTACCCATCGGCGCGGGGGCCGCTTCCACCAGAGCCAGCCTCCTAACAGCAGGATGCCCGAGGGGTTGACATGCAGGCTCAGTGCGCCCAGGAGAGCGGCCGGAACGGCGGACCACGCCGCGATGGGGATCAGCAGGCACACCAGAATCGTGACGGTTTGCAGGATGGTCTCAATTTGAACAGCCAGGGGGAAGAGAGGCACCACCAACAGTCCGGCTGCCACATACCCCGGCCTCCGGTCCCCCAGCAGCCGCAGCGAAACGAGAGGCAACAGCGCGAACTGCAGACCATGTAAGAAAACATGGAACAGCGCAAGGGGGATGGTGAGACGGACTTCATTGCCGAAAAGCCGGATGCCGCCGGCGACCAGCCACGGATAGAGAGGTGCGCAGTGGGCGGTGGGACCGGTGGGCAGAACCTGATAGGGATTCGAAAAGCCCTGCCCGGCCGCCAGGCTCCTCGCCACCGCCAGAGGCTCAAATCCCTGCCCCATCGAGGTATCCGGCATGACTTCGATGTGCAGGATGGTCACCACGCAACCCACCAGCCA encodes the following:
- a CDS encoding penicillin acylase family protein; protein product: MSRILRAVNALILLLVLAGLIGVYWFVWRPTTQTSGEIPAPTAKPVRIVRDSLGIPHIFAENIDDVLFAQGFATAQDRLWQMDTLRRLAAGELSEIIGKSGLELDRKARRLRMRQVSQLWLKNLPAKDRALLAAYARGVNHYIETNRGKWSPEFTVLGYQPRPWLISDTLLCALQMHRTLSGNWEQEALKARMLAHGDRDKVNFLFPERVGDEPMPGSNAWAISGAHTTTGKPVLANDPHLEWSMPSTWYEIQLQAPGLNVTGASLPGVPAVVIGHNERIAWGITALQFDNQDLYIENIDLRTGAFSYKGQTGQAHREVELIAVKGDKPAEVVIYTTLHGPIFHSEGDVHMALRWAAAANNPFEFPMIDLNRARNWTEFRSALSRLTGPNINVLYADVDGNIGWQVAGRLPLRKGFRGDVPLDGAGGAQEWDGFVPFDELPSYYNPKSGILVSANQNGFPPDTPYQVSGFFASTHRARQIEARLLSRPKWKPEEMLRIQSDVYASSLKFLATQAVQAVDKRGDQNPMAREGAQLLRDWDGQMNREKAAPVLASLLYQHLRRSMADRAAPKEGADYKPYIAHSVVEKLLRQRPAGWFNDYDLWLATSLADAVEEGKRMQGRNTAKWRYGALNLLTLKHPIASLVPGMDSFFNIGPLPLNGFGTTINATSERIGPSLRFVADTSNWDASQMNLTVGESAHIFSGHYKDQWEHYYTGRSFPLEFGNVKATGTLTLRP